A genome region from Rhodothermia bacterium includes the following:
- the nhaA gene encoding Na+/H+ antiporter NhaA, giving the protein MVKKLLHPIFVHPIKEWAEDGKLSGILLVLATLLSIFLTNFEATKEAYQNIWQVQVGAGMLEKSLGHWINDGLMVLFFFLVGLEIKRELLKGELSDMQKAILPATAAIGGLLVPALIFMAFNWGTPYMDGWAIPTATDIAFSLGVLSLLGKRVPLALKVFLTALAIIDDLAAILIIAVFYSSGIKLAMLGLAVLVMGVLFLLNKGGVKQMTPYAILGFVLWFLILKSGIHATIAGVLLALTIPLSKVEDLEHALHKPIHYGVLPIFALANTAILIPFDEVGMLFSNLSYGIVFGLMFGKPLGIFVTTFIAIKVGWAKQPSNATWLQILGIGFTAGIGFTMSLFIASLSFPEGSLLNVAKLAILIGSVFSAIIGLIILGIAAKPTAEADEEDTYVH; this is encoded by the coding sequence ATGGTAAAGAAGTTGCTTCATCCCATTTTTGTTCACCCCATTAAAGAATGGGCAGAAGACGGGAAGTTATCCGGGATATTGTTGGTTCTCGCCACCTTATTGTCCATTTTTCTGACCAACTTTGAAGCAACCAAAGAAGCCTATCAAAACATTTGGCAGGTGCAAGTCGGCGCTGGGATGCTCGAAAAGTCACTTGGTCACTGGATTAATGATGGCTTGATGGTGCTTTTTTTCTTTTTGGTGGGCTTAGAAATTAAGCGGGAACTCCTTAAAGGGGAATTGTCGGACATGCAAAAGGCCATTCTGCCTGCAACCGCAGCCATTGGCGGTTTATTGGTTCCAGCCCTTATCTTCATGGCCTTCAACTGGGGAACCCCATACATGGATGGTTGGGCTATTCCCACCGCAACCGACATCGCGTTTTCCTTGGGGGTCTTGTCCTTACTTGGCAAACGGGTTCCGCTCGCGCTAAAAGTTTTCCTGACTGCCTTAGCCATTATTGACGACTTGGCCGCCATTTTGATTATTGCCGTCTTCTATTCATCAGGGATCAAATTGGCAATGCTTGGCTTGGCCGTTCTGGTGATGGGTGTGCTTTTTCTGTTGAACAAAGGCGGGGTAAAACAAATGACCCCTTATGCCATTTTGGGGTTCGTCCTTTGGTTTTTGATCCTTAAATCGGGGATTCATGCCACCATCGCCGGTGTTTTGCTGGCACTTACCATTCCGCTATCCAAAGTAGAGGACTTAGAACACGCCCTGCACAAGCCCATTCATTATGGCGTTCTCCCGATTTTTGCATTGGCAAATACGGCCATTCTTATCCCATTCGACGAGGTGGGCATGTTGTTTTCTAACCTCAGCTATGGTATTGTCTTTGGTCTAATGTTCGGAAAACCATTGGGCATTTTTGTCACAACATTTATTGCGATTAAAGTTGGCTGGGCCAAACAACCTTCTAATGCCACATGGTTGCAGATTTTGGGCATTGGTTTTACGGCAGGGATTGGCTTTACGATGTCTTTGTTCATTGCTTCGCTATCGTTTCCTGAAGGCTCTTTGCTCAATGTTGCAAAATTAGCCATTCTGATTGGCTCTGTTTTCTCCGCAATTATAGGGTTGATTATTTTGGGCATTGCCGCCAAACCAACAGCAGAGGCGGACGAAGAAGATACCTACGTACACTAA
- a CDS encoding 1-acyl-sn-glycerol-3-phosphate acyltransferase gives METPFFSKPKETSEDRLRPSLKTIGLAAWIGLSGSLYTAFCCIVVLVHNMIRPGLATFHQWSRRWGRGMLALMGIRVLVERSYALDPAKPYIFLANHQNVLDILVSTGFIPVPFGFLAKVELKTAPFIGWVLQRFCIFVDRSTPRKAVESIQAAGKMVRDGHAVLVYPEGERTWSNHMVPFMRGAFEIAIAAGVPIVPISFIGFYAFADERRYLVSPGKIRVVFHPPIETTGLTRKDLPALMETVFGIIQRGQERD, from the coding sequence ATGGAAACCCCATTTTTTTCTAAGCCGAAAGAAACCTCGGAAGACAGGCTCCGGCCTTCGCTCAAGACCATCGGTTTGGCAGCTTGGATTGGCCTATCGGGAAGTCTTTATACGGCTTTTTGTTGTATCGTTGTGCTTGTACACAACATGATCCGTCCGGGACTCGCCACTTTCCACCAATGGAGCAGGCGTTGGGGGCGTGGAATGCTGGCCCTGATGGGCATTCGGGTACTGGTAGAGCGGTCTTATGCCTTAGACCCCGCAAAACCTTATATTTTTCTGGCAAACCACCAGAATGTATTGGATATTTTGGTCTCCACCGGATTTATTCCTGTCCCGTTTGGCTTTTTGGCAAAAGTGGAGTTGAAAACCGCTCCCTTTATCGGTTGGGTCTTACAACGCTTCTGTATTTTTGTGGATCGTTCTACGCCGCGAAAAGCGGTCGAGAGCATCCAAGCGGCGGGTAAAATGGTTCGTGACGGACATGCGGTGCTGGTGTATCCAGAAGGTGAGCGGACTTGGAGCAACCATATGGTTCCTTTTATGCGGGGTGCTTTTGAGATTGCGATTGCGGCGGGTGTGCCCATCGTACCCATCTCTTTTATCGGCTTTTATGCCTTTGCCGATGAGCGCCGTTATTTGGTTTCGCCCGGAAAAATACGGGTCGTATTCCACCCACCCATCGAAACCACAGGACTTACCCGAAAAGACCTTCCGGCTTTGATGGAAACCGTTTTCGGGATCATTCAGCGTGGACAAGAGCGGGATTAG
- a CDS encoding pyridoxal-dependent decarboxylase, translating into MLAIQETQTLDFPLPEFEDLLNRTFQMVVAYYQNMAHQKGFNAHSPEEMAALFEESLPENPIPISELFEEIQTNIVATATGNFGKNMYAYVMSGGNQVSTVAEFIMATLNQNNTKWHLAPAMTEIEKRVVKWAAEMVGFTKEAGGAMVSAGSEANLAGLTVARNTFFKQLNLQKNGLFGLKPFMVYASEETHNCIEKSMSLLGLGSKHLRKIATGGDYTIRTDLLEQQIQADVALGFQPFCIIGNAGTVNMGAIDPLDELADLAQKYGLWFHVDGAYGGLASALPELQPAYKGLERADSVALDFHKWLYQPFEVGCVLVRNWQALRSSYQHYAEYLDNTFDAPQAQFDFNDHYFQLSRNAKAFKVWMSLKAYGFDRFREMIRKDIALTQYLKEKVTSEPAFEWVASAKLAVGCFQYRGRLTSAAAIEAFNKKLVPALEKDGRVFIMGTKLKGRFVLRACLINHRKDMAAIDNLLYVIRDVAEKLEIANPALVHAE; encoded by the coding sequence ATGCTTGCCATACAAGAAACCCAGACCCTTGACTTCCCCTTGCCCGAATTTGAAGACCTGTTGAACCGCACGTTCCAGATGGTCGTGGCCTATTATCAAAACATGGCCCATCAAAAAGGGTTTAATGCCCATTCGCCGGAGGAAATGGCGGCATTGTTTGAAGAATCGTTGCCGGAAAATCCGATCCCAATCTCGGAGCTATTTGAGGAAATACAAACCAATATAGTGGCAACGGCCACCGGAAATTTTGGTAAAAACATGTATGCCTATGTTATGTCTGGGGGGAATCAGGTCTCGACCGTAGCAGAGTTTATCATGGCAACCCTGAACCAAAACAATACCAAGTGGCACTTGGCCCCCGCTATGACAGAGATCGAGAAACGGGTAGTAAAATGGGCAGCTGAAATGGTTGGCTTTACCAAAGAAGCCGGCGGCGCAATGGTCAGTGCAGGATCGGAGGCCAACTTAGCAGGGCTGACCGTTGCCCGAAACACGTTTTTTAAACAGTTGAACCTTCAAAAAAACGGCCTGTTTGGCCTGAAGCCTTTCATGGTTTATGCCTCCGAAGAAACCCATAATTGCATTGAAAAAAGCATGTCGCTACTGGGTCTGGGAAGCAAACATCTGCGGAAAATTGCCACTGGTGGAGATTATACCATCCGTACAGACCTGCTCGAACAGCAAATCCAAGCAGACGTGGCGTTAGGTTTTCAGCCGTTTTGCATCATTGGCAATGCCGGAACCGTGAACATGGGCGCAATAGATCCCTTAGACGAATTGGCTGATCTGGCTCAAAAATATGGTTTGTGGTTTCATGTGGATGGCGCTTATGGCGGTTTGGCCTCGGCATTGCCAGAGTTACAACCTGCATATAAGGGCTTGGAACGTGCGGATTCGGTGGCCTTAGATTTTCATAAGTGGCTCTATCAACCCTTTGAAGTGGGCTGTGTTTTGGTTCGTAATTGGCAAGCACTCCGTAGTTCGTACCAGCATTATGCCGAATATCTGGACAATACATTCGACGCACCTCAGGCACAATTCGACTTTAACGACCATTATTTCCAACTTTCACGTAACGCCAAAGCGTTTAAGGTCTGGATGTCCCTCAAGGCATATGGATTTGACCGTTTCCGCGAGATGATCCGAAAAGACATTGCCCTTACCCAATATTTAAAAGAAAAAGTGACGTCTGAACCAGCGTTTGAGTGGGTTGCCTCCGCAAAATTGGCAGTGGGCTGCTTCCAGTATCGGGGTAGGTTGACGTCAGCGGCGGCGATAGAGGCTTTCAATAAAAAATTGGTTCCCGCTTTAGAAAAAGATGGTCGCGTTTTTATCATGGGAACCAAACTGAAAGGGCGGTTTGTTTTACGTGCTTGTCTCATCAACCACCGGAAAGATATGGCGGCGATAGATAATTTGCTGTATGTAATCCGTGACGTTGCCGAAAAATTGGAAATCGCTAATCCCGCTCTTGTCCACGCTGAATGA
- a CDS encoding right-handed parallel beta-helix repeat-containing protein: MRKYLLLFILCSLPHIVLAQAEVEKQIQTKLIMVADGETVQLPEGAFQIQGSLSMDGKKRVTIKGAGKDKTILNFKGQTEGAEGIRITDGQDILLEDFSVVDAKGDAIKVQKVDGITFRNIKTAWTAKGSEKNGAYGLYPVQCTRVLIEGSEAIGASDAGIYVGQSDRVIVRKSRAFQNVAGIEIENTTNAEVYDNESTGNTGGILVFDLPGLLKKQGGMVRVYNNHIHNNNYRNFAPKGNMVATVPAGTGVIVLATSGVEITGNRIEGHKTVSVAIASYLMTEIPIQDKEYNPFPANIFIHKNTYQQSRSTPDLKNRMGQLFMLKFRRKTPHIVYDGILNPTLTGSDGQYKPEHRVCVLENNIRFANLDAGNKFKKLTINPPQMRCELPKINVAVLSDKASYHPRR, from the coding sequence ATGCGTAAGTATTTATTGTTGTTTATTCTATGCTCATTGCCTCATATTGTGCTTGCCCAAGCCGAGGTGGAAAAACAAATCCAAACCAAACTGATTATGGTAGCGGATGGCGAAACGGTTCAACTCCCCGAAGGCGCGTTTCAGATTCAAGGCTCCCTCTCGATGGATGGCAAAAAGCGCGTTACCATAAAAGGGGCTGGTAAAGACAAAACCATTCTTAACTTTAAAGGTCAAACAGAAGGCGCGGAGGGGATACGCATTACGGACGGGCAAGACATCCTGCTGGAGGATTTTTCGGTGGTGGATGCAAAAGGGGACGCCATTAAGGTGCAAAAGGTGGATGGCATTACGTTTCGGAACATCAAAACAGCGTGGACGGCCAAAGGAAGTGAAAAAAATGGGGCGTATGGCCTCTATCCCGTGCAATGCACCCGCGTCCTCATCGAGGGCAGCGAGGCCATTGGCGCTTCCGATGCGGGTATTTATGTGGGACAATCAGATCGGGTGATTGTGCGCAAATCTCGTGCATTTCAGAATGTGGCTGGTATCGAAATTGAAAACACCACCAATGCCGAGGTCTATGACAACGAATCTACGGGCAACACGGGCGGCATTTTGGTTTTTGATTTACCGGGTCTTCTCAAAAAACAAGGCGGCATGGTGAGGGTGTATAACAACCATATCCACAACAACAATTACCGCAACTTCGCACCGAAAGGCAATATGGTGGCTACGGTTCCCGCTGGAACTGGGGTTATTGTTCTGGCCACATCGGGCGTTGAGATTACAGGAAACCGGATTGAAGGTCATAAAACGGTCTCGGTGGCCATTGCCAGTTATCTAATGACGGAAATTCCAATTCAAGACAAAGAATACAATCCATTTCCGGCAAATATTTTTATCCACAAAAACACCTACCAACAAAGCCGTTCCACGCCAGACCTCAAAAACCGTATGGGGCAATTGTTTATGCTCAAATTCAGAAGGAAAACGCCCCATATTGTGTACGACGGCATCCTAAATCCAACCCTTACTGGCTCCGATGGGCAGTATAAACCCGAACACCGAGTATGTGTGCTGGAAAACAATATCCGCTTTGCCAACTTGGATGCGGGGAACAAGTTTAAAAAGTTAACCATTAATCCTCCACAAATGCGCTGCGAACTACCCAAGATCAACGTGGCAGTTCTGTCAGACAAAGCATCTTATCATCCTCGCCGTTGA
- a CDS encoding lysoplasmalogenase — protein MQTRAISRFYGLLCIIYLISQSLPPLSWLLWVLKPLLVPTLLLLVVRAVNRPLSAFYQKTCLALFFGWLGDVLLMFAHRGEIWFLLGLGAFLVGHVFYILVFLQTPKPPNYLRRHPFSAWPIVAFAVLLLVVLVPHVGHLWLPITVYALVIMTMSLFALHRKGQVAASSFVWVFVGAILFMISDGLIAINKFVIPFPASAFFIMSTYMAAQYLITIGLIRQTVKSI, from the coding sequence ATGCAAACACGGGCTATTTCCAGATTTTATGGATTGTTGTGTATTATCTACCTAATTTCTCAAAGCTTACCGCCGCTTTCTTGGTTGCTCTGGGTACTAAAACCGCTCTTGGTTCCAACGCTACTGCTGTTGGTGGTTAGGGCTGTAAATCGTCCGCTTTCTGCCTTCTATCAAAAAACCTGCTTAGCCTTATTTTTTGGATGGCTCGGTGACGTCTTGTTGATGTTTGCACATCGTGGAGAAATCTGGTTTTTATTGGGCTTAGGGGCATTTTTGGTGGGTCATGTTTTTTACATCCTTGTTTTTCTTCAAACACCTAAACCACCGAATTACCTGCGGCGACATCCGTTTTCCGCTTGGCCTATTGTGGCATTTGCCGTCTTGTTGCTTGTTGTGCTCGTCCCACATGTGGGCCACTTATGGCTCCCGATAACCGTATATGCTCTTGTCATCATGACGATGTCCCTTTTTGCACTCCATCGTAAAGGCCAAGTGGCGGCATCCAGTTTTGTTTGGGTGTTCGTCGGCGCCATCTTGTTTATGATCTCGGATGGCCTCATCGCCATCAACAAATTTGTGATCCCTTTTCCCGCATCAGCTTTCTTCATCATGTCCACGTATATGGCCGCACAATACTTAATTACGATTGGGCTAATCCGTCAGACCGTAAAATCCATTTAG
- a CDS encoding alanine--glyoxylate aminotransferase family protein has product MEQAFPLVNETYRINTPSLSVPQRLLLGPGPSNAHPRVLEALCTPIVGHLDPAFLSIMDEVQDLLRYAWQTSNLLTVPISGTGSAAMEATLANAIEADDKVVVGVNGYFGNRLVDMAGRYGADVVALRKPWGQVFGLEELEAALSKHRPAILALVHAETSTGACQPMEGVGTLCRKYDCLLLLDTVTSLGGVPLFLDEWGVDLAYSGTQKCLSCPPGLAPFTMNERAIEKLNRRSGKVPNWYLDMSLLASYWGSERTYHHTAPISMNYALREALRLVAEEGLEARWARHRKNAEKLWKGLANLDLSCHVDEAFRLPSLTTIRVPKNVDAKHISQRLLREYNIEMPGGLGELAGKVWRVGLMGYNSRSENVQTLLNALKDVLR; this is encoded by the coding sequence ATGGAACAAGCTTTCCCATTGGTAAACGAAACATACCGGATCAATACGCCATCCTTAAGTGTTCCCCAACGCTTATTGCTCGGCCCCGGCCCTTCCAATGCCCATCCTCGTGTTCTTGAAGCGCTGTGTACGCCCATAGTTGGTCATTTAGACCCCGCTTTCCTTAGCATTATGGATGAAGTCCAAGACCTCTTGCGGTATGCGTGGCAAACGTCTAACCTGCTCACCGTGCCCATTAGCGGAACTGGTAGTGCGGCCATGGAAGCTACTCTTGCGAACGCCATCGAGGCGGATGACAAGGTGGTCGTAGGGGTAAATGGTTATTTTGGAAACCGTTTGGTGGACATGGCTGGACGTTACGGTGCGGACGTGGTGGCGCTCCGTAAACCGTGGGGACAGGTGTTTGGACTTGAGGAGTTAGAAGCTGCACTCAGCAAACACCGTCCGGCAATTCTGGCATTGGTTCATGCGGAAACCTCAACGGGTGCTTGTCAACCTATGGAGGGCGTGGGTACACTTTGTCGGAAATACGATTGTCTGTTGCTCTTGGATACCGTCACCAGTTTAGGTGGTGTTCCGCTTTTTTTGGACGAATGGGGGGTGGACTTGGCTTATAGCGGAACCCAAAAATGCTTGAGTTGTCCACCCGGTCTTGCACCTTTTACCATGAACGAACGTGCTATCGAGAAGCTAAACCGACGGAGTGGTAAAGTGCCCAACTGGTACTTAGACATGTCTCTGTTGGCTTCTTATTGGGGTAGCGAACGCACTTATCACCATACTGCGCCCATCAGCATGAACTATGCCCTACGAGAAGCCCTACGCTTGGTCGCCGAGGAAGGACTGGAAGCCCGCTGGGCAAGACACCGCAAAAATGCCGAGAAACTCTGGAAAGGGCTTGCTAATTTGGATCTTTCTTGCCATGTGGATGAGGCTTTTCGCTTACCCAGCCTCACAACCATACGTGTGCCTAAAAACGTGGATGCAAAGCACATCAGCCAGCGGCTTTTGCGTGAGTATAACATCGAAATGCCGGGTGGCCTCGGAGAATTGGCCGGAAAGGTCTGGCGTGTAGGTCTTATGGGCTACAACAGCCGTTCGGAAAACGTGCAAACCTTGCTCAATGCGTTAAAGGATGTGCTTAGATAA
- a CDS encoding TonB-dependent receptor, giving the protein MYRYLLCFLLLGPLFVVAQRPKQTLKGVVIDKTSRHPLTGATITLPESKPLKGTTSGADGRFRLEGVTVGVYTVRVQFLGYAEVILNRIEITSAKETDLTIEMSELNTELTGTTIVASRKNDPLNEMSVVSARSFSVEETKRYAATINDPSRLVAGYPGVTNTQDNNNDIVVRGNTSSGVLWRLEGVDIPNPNHFARPGSSGGGISAFSASLLANSDFSSGAFAAEYGNALSAVFDMRFRHGNTEKREYTGRIGLIGLELGAEGPIQKGKSSYVANYRYSTLGILSGLGFNFVSERTSNTFQDLSFLLYFPSANGKSTTTVFGFGGLSLERHSELKDQSKWKTRGDRQRSDFETNLGVLGVTNTYLLTPKSYLKTTLALMDNYNSIVEDTLNNVRTPAITAHNNARDTRLSLASHYSQKVSTFLSLKAGFNVSIFQYNLFFDRLVRNFWQTAMDAEGTTGQANIYAQAKYDLTSRTAILAGLHGLWFALNKTSSVEPRLALTSTISPRQTVTLAYGLHSRILPIGLYFKRNICPTIMPNCVPDTALPNYKLPFAKAHHVVMSHNYVPVEQFHIQTEAYYQKLFNVPTLASGENSYWFFNDMEGFGQTGLTPKGTGRNYGLDLVVERYFGDRYFFLLTGAYFRSFFELPNGKTYSTQYDSRFTSSYMAGKEFALRKGGILQVGSRIAWNGGNRYTPPDEVKSALAGYYVSDENRIFTAQVPNYFRVDGRVALTKNRSTYNYTLSLDMMNIGSRKNPQWQQYDPQSKTYYFSYQSEFIPVLTWEVDF; this is encoded by the coding sequence ATGTACCGTTATCTCCTTTGTTTCCTCCTGTTAGGCCCGCTTTTCGTGGTGGCACAACGCCCAAAACAAACCCTGAAAGGCGTAGTGATAGACAAAACTTCCCGCCACCCACTCACGGGTGCAACGATTACCTTGCCCGAATCCAAACCTCTTAAAGGCACAACCTCCGGCGCAGACGGGCGTTTCCGACTGGAAGGGGTAACGGTTGGCGTTTATACCGTTCGCGTGCAATTTCTGGGATATGCGGAGGTTATTTTAAACAGAATTGAGATCACTTCGGCCAAAGAAACCGATTTGACCATCGAAATGTCTGAACTTAATACGGAACTAACGGGAACAACCATTGTTGCAAGCCGGAAAAACGACCCACTCAACGAGATGTCGGTAGTATCGGCGCGGTCTTTTTCGGTGGAGGAAACCAAACGCTATGCGGCCACCATCAATGACCCCAGCCGTTTGGTAGCGGGCTATCCGGGCGTAACAAATACACAGGACAACAACAACGATATTGTGGTACGTGGCAACACCTCGTCCGGTGTTTTGTGGCGATTAGAAGGGGTGGACATCCCAAATCCCAATCATTTTGCCCGTCCGGGTTCTTCTGGTGGTGGGATTAGCGCCTTTTCGGCGAGCCTTTTGGCCAATTCCGACTTCTCCTCCGGTGCGTTTGCGGCAGAATACGGTAATGCCCTCTCGGCGGTTTTTGACATGCGTTTCCGGCATGGGAACACCGAAAAACGCGAATATACCGGACGCATTGGCCTTATTGGTTTAGAACTGGGAGCCGAGGGGCCTATCCAGAAAGGGAAAAGCTCGTATGTAGCCAATTATCGCTACTCCACCCTCGGCATTCTATCGGGCTTGGGCTTCAATTTTGTCTCGGAACGGACGAGCAATACCTTCCAAGACCTGTCTTTTCTGCTTTATTTCCCTTCGGCAAACGGCAAATCTACCACCACCGTCTTTGGTTTTGGTGGGTTGAGTTTGGAACGCCATTCCGAATTAAAAGACCAAAGCAAATGGAAAACCCGTGGAGACCGCCAAAGGTCGGACTTTGAAACCAATTTGGGGGTCTTGGGCGTGACCAATACCTATTTACTTACCCCAAAATCATACCTTAAAACCACCCTTGCGCTGATGGATAACTACAACTCGATTGTAGAAGACACGCTCAATAACGTTCGGACACCCGCCATTACCGCACACAATAATGCCCGCGATACACGTTTAAGTTTGGCCTCGCATTATAGCCAAAAAGTCTCTACGTTTTTATCACTGAAAGCCGGATTTAACGTAAGCATTTTCCAGTATAACCTGTTTTTTGATCGCTTGGTACGCAATTTTTGGCAAACCGCTATGGATGCAGAGGGCACTACCGGACAGGCCAACATCTATGCACAAGCCAAGTATGATTTAACCTCACGGACTGCTATCCTTGCAGGTCTCCATGGGCTTTGGTTTGCGTTGAACAAAACATCAAGTGTAGAACCTCGTCTTGCCCTTACCTCCACAATTTCGCCCCGCCAAACGGTTACACTCGCCTATGGCCTACATAGCCGCATTTTGCCCATTGGCCTGTATTTTAAGCGGAATATTTGCCCGACCATAATGCCAAACTGTGTACCGGATACCGCACTGCCCAACTATAAGCTGCCGTTTGCCAAGGCACACCACGTGGTAATGAGCCATAATTATGTTCCAGTAGAGCAATTCCACATCCAAACCGAGGCGTATTATCAAAAATTGTTTAACGTCCCTACATTGGCCTCTGGCGAAAATAGCTACTGGTTTTTTAACGACATGGAGGGATTTGGGCAAACGGGCTTGACCCCCAAGGGAACAGGCCGCAATTATGGACTTGACTTGGTGGTGGAACGCTATTTTGGCGACCGCTATTTCTTCCTATTGACAGGCGCATATTTCCGCTCATTCTTTGAGTTGCCAAACGGAAAAACTTATTCTACCCAATACGATAGCCGGTTCACTTCCAGTTACATGGCAGGAAAAGAATTTGCCCTGCGAAAAGGAGGCATTTTGCAAGTTGGGAGCCGCATTGCTTGGAATGGCGGAAACCGCTACACCCCTCCCGACGAAGTAAAATCTGCTTTGGCCGGATACTATGTCTCGGATGAAAATCGTATCTTTACGGCACAAGTTCCAAATTATTTCCGTGTGGATGGCCGGGTTGCTCTTACCAAAAACCGCAGTACATACAACTATACCCTGTCGTTGGACATGATGAACATTGGTAGCCGAAAAAACCCGCAGTGGCAACAATATGACCCACAATCAAAAACCTATTATTTCTCGTATCAGTCCGAATTTATCCCCGTCTTAACGTGGGAGGTGGACTTTTAA
- a CDS encoding Lrp/AsnC family transcriptional regulator encodes MDKIDYTDVQILNLLQANGRMKRNDIAEKVGLSVPSVSERMRKLEEKGVIRGYHAVIDAKRVNMDITAYIRVTVDGSAHYKPFIDHALKLAEVLEIHSITGEGSHILKIRTKNTTTLEQLLSRLQSWPHVHGTSTSVVLSTYKETRELPVEPMTLPFQDLD; translated from the coding sequence ATGGACAAAATTGATTACACCGATGTTCAGATTCTAAACCTTTTACAGGCCAATGGCCGGATGAAACGGAACGATATTGCGGAGAAAGTCGGGCTTTCCGTCCCCTCTGTCAGTGAACGGATGCGAAAGTTGGAAGAGAAAGGCGTTATTCGTGGCTATCATGCCGTAATAGATGCCAAACGGGTGAACATGGACATCACCGCTTACATCCGCGTAACCGTGGATGGCTCAGCACACTATAAGCCTTTTATTGACCATGCCTTGAAACTTGCCGAGGTGTTGGAAATCCACTCTATTACGGGAGAAGGTTCGCATATCCTCAAGATTCGGACGAAGAACACCACCACCTTAGAGCAGTTGCTCTCTCGGCTTCAGTCTTGGCCGCATGTGCATGGGACTTCTACCAGCGTCGTGCTTTCTACCTATAAAGAAACCCGCGAGCTTCCAGTAGAACCAATGACCTTGCCATTCCAAGATTTAGACTAA
- a CDS encoding MFS transporter has protein sequence MVMTVSTIMYKNLKISNTELALYTSWLYLPWVIKPFWSPIVDIFRTKRWWIFTMQFVIGVALAGVAFTIPTSFFFQVTLAFFWLMAFSSATHDIAADGFYMIALSEGDQSLYVGIRSTFYRAAMILGQGLVVFAAGKIAEANNNDFTMAWTLAFAAIAAIFLLFCFYHLWVLPHPETDAPNSNPQKGVVATFVETFLTFFSKPGILAATAYFLFYRFAESQLVKMASPFLLDTPEKGGLGLLTSDVGLIYGTFGILGLTIGGIVGGIAIAKGGLRKWILPMAFAINIPNIVYVLLALFPTNSFFVVTAAVVAEQLGYGFGFTAYMLYMMYVAQGEHKTAHYAFGTGLMALGMMIPGMWSGWLQDLIGYKFFFIWVMVATLPSFLMAWLIRDVPASYGKKES, from the coding sequence ATGGTCATGACCGTCTCGACGATTATGTACAAAAACCTGAAAATTTCCAATACCGAGTTGGCGCTTTATACCAGTTGGTTATACCTGCCTTGGGTGATCAAGCCGTTCTGGAGTCCAATTGTGGATATTTTCCGAACGAAACGCTGGTGGATTTTTACCATGCAATTTGTGATTGGTGTAGCATTGGCGGGTGTTGCCTTCACTATCCCAACCTCCTTCTTTTTCCAAGTGACCCTCGCTTTCTTCTGGTTAATGGCGTTTAGCTCGGCCACACACGATATTGCCGCAGATGGGTTTTATATGATTGCACTCTCGGAGGGAGACCAATCGTTGTATGTGGGCATCCGGAGTACGTTTTATCGTGCCGCCATGATCTTGGGGCAAGGGTTGGTTGTGTTTGCGGCGGGTAAAATTGCCGAGGCCAATAACAATGATTTTACCATGGCATGGACGCTCGCTTTTGCAGCCATTGCGGCCATTTTTCTGCTCTTCTGCTTTTATCACTTGTGGGTATTGCCCCATCCTGAGACCGATGCCCCGAACAGCAATCCCCAAAAAGGCGTAGTAGCCACATTCGTGGAGACGTTCCTTACGTTTTTCTCGAAGCCCGGTATTCTTGCTGCTACGGCCTATTTCTTGTTCTATCGCTTTGCCGAGTCGCAGTTGGTGAAAATGGCCTCCCCGTTTTTGTTGGATACGCCCGAAAAAGGAGGATTGGGACTTTTGACCTCCGATGTGGGGCTAATTTATGGCACCTTTGGAATTTTGGGATTGACCATTGGCGGCATCGTTGGCGGGATTGCCATTGCAAAAGGAGGACTCCGGAAGTGGATTCTTCCGATGGCTTTCGCCATTAATATTCCAAATATTGTTTATGTATTATTGGCTCTTTTCCCAACCAATAGCTTTTTTGTGGTCACTGCAGCCGTTGTTGCCGAACAACTGGGCTATGGGTTTGGGTTTACGGCTTATATGCTGTATATGATGTATGTGGCACAAGGCGAGCATAAAACGGCACATTATGCGTTTGGAACAGGGCTTATGGCCTTGGGCATGATGATTCCGGGAATGTGGAGTGGTTGGTTGCAAGACCTAATCGGGTATAAATTCTTTTTCATATGGGTAATGGTGGCCACTCTTCCAAGTTTTCTGATGGCGTGGCTGATTCGCGACGTACCAGCGTCTTACGGTAAGAAAGAAAGTTAA